In Quercus robur chromosome 10, dhQueRobu3.1, whole genome shotgun sequence, a genomic segment contains:
- the LOC126702451 gene encoding probable F-box protein At4g22030 produces the protein MASVLLLPSSSSSCCCSRKINAAIHVPKLPKLSLSLPKIPMRNLGEELNIRDGFIKTIPVEKTNHVIEDRSHNSSTNIVTTQLYAILEAVADRVEMHANIGEQRDNWNTLLLNSVNMMILTAATMAGVAATAGGIGMPLLALKLSSTLLYSVATGMLLIMNKIQPSQLAEEQHNATRYFKQLQSQIQTLLAIGTPTQEDVKEVMEKVLALDKAYPLPLLGAMLEKFPAKFEPAVWWPKNQVLQKKNFLHEGKQCNNGWTEELEMEMREIVKVVERKDIEDYVRLGNLALKINKTLAISGPLLTGIAALGSAFVGNGSWAPIVAVAAGALASTVNAFEHGGQVGMVIEMYRNCGGFFQLLQESIETTLEERDLEKRENGELFEMKVALKLGRSLSQLRELARKSASSHVDEFASKLF, from the coding sequence ATGGCTTCAGTTCTTCTATTACCTTCATCATCCTCTTCATGTTGTTGTTCAAGGAAAATCAATGCTGCTATTCATGTCCCAAAGCttccaaaactctctctctcacttccaAAAATACCAATGAGAAATCTAGGTGAGGAACTGAATATAAGAGATGGGTTCATAAAAACAATCCCAGTAGAAAAGACCAATCATGTCATTGAAGATAGATCACACAACTCTAGTACAAATATTGTTACCACTCAGCTCTATGCTATCTTAGAGGCTGTAGCTGATAGAGTAGAGATGCACGCCAACATTGGAGAACAACGTGACaattggaacacccttcttcTAAACTCCGTCAACATGATGATTCTCACTGCCGCAACAATGGCTGGTGTTGCAGCCACAGCTGGTGGCATTGGAATGCCCCTTTTGGCGTTGAAATTATCGTCCACTCTTTTGTATTCCGTGGCCACGGGAATGTTGctaataatgaataaaattcAGCCTTCACAGCTTGCTGAAGAACAGCATAATGCTACAAGATATTTCAAGCAGCTCCAGAGCCAAATCCAAACCTTGCTCGCCATTGGAACTCCAACTCAAGAAGATGTGAAGGAGGTGATGGAAAAAGTTTTGGCACTTGATAAAGCCTACCCACTTCCCTTGCTTGGTGCAATGCTTGAAAAATTCCCTGCAAAGTTTGAGCCAGCTGTTTGGTGGCCTAAAAATCAAGtactacaaaagaaaaacttcTTACATGAAGGCAAACAATGTAACAATGGATGGACTGAGGAACTTGAAATGGAAATGCGAGAGATTGTTAAGGTGGTGGAGAGAAAAGACATTGAGGACTACGTAAGACTTGGCAACTTGGCATTGAAGATCAACAAGACTTTAGCTATCTCAGGTCCATTACTCACAGGCATTGCAGCCTTGGGCTCAGCTTTTGTTGGTAATGGATCATGGGCACCAATAGTGGCAGTGGCTGCTGGGGCTTTAGCTAGCACAGTTAATGCTTTTGAGCATGGTGGACAAGTTGGGATGGTGATTGAGATGTATAGAAACTGTGGTGGCTTTTTCCAGTTATTGCAAGAATCAATTGAGACCACACTTGAGGAAAGAGATttggagaaaagagaaaatgggGAATTGTTTGAAATGAAGGTGGCTTTGAAACTAGGGAGAAGCTTATCACAACTCAGAGAACTCGCTAGAAAGTCAGCTTCTTCCCATGTAGACGAATTCGCAAGCAAGCTTTTCTAG